A part of Streptomyces sp. NBC_01235 genomic DNA contains:
- a CDS encoding NUDIX domain-containing protein — MGRIDYLHDPDAPPANSVVPSVVAFVQNDAREVLMIQRSDNGRWALPGGGHDVGESISDTVVREVWEETGIKAEVIDVSGLYTDPGHVMQYDDGEVRQQFSICFRARPVGGQLRTSNETTQVRWVDPADLMTLDVHPTMRLRIEHAMDRTRTAPYIG, encoded by the coding sequence ATGGGACGGATCGACTACCTTCACGACCCCGACGCGCCGCCGGCCAACTCGGTGGTGCCATCCGTCGTCGCGTTCGTGCAGAACGACGCGAGGGAGGTGCTGATGATCCAGCGTTCGGACAACGGTCGCTGGGCACTGCCCGGCGGCGGCCACGACGTGGGGGAGTCGATCAGTGACACCGTCGTGCGCGAAGTCTGGGAAGAGACCGGGATCAAGGCCGAAGTCATCGACGTGTCCGGGCTCTACACGGATCCCGGTCACGTGATGCAGTACGACGACGGCGAGGTGCGCCAGCAGTTCAGCATCTGCTTTCGCGCGCGACCGGTTGGCGGTCAACTCCGTACGAGCAACGAGACGACTCAGGTCCGCTGGGTCGACCCGGCGGACCTGATGACGTTGGACGTGCACCCCACGATGCGGCTCCGTATCGAGCACGCCATGGACCGGACGCGCACGGCTCCCTACATCGGCTAA
- a CDS encoding DUF6303 family protein, with translation MAREFTAQMSVFKGRWRLYVVLLNTTDAWPEFGFDRALPVPTFTERTEALSVLGFEPVPGAEWAWTEDSETYGDPASPVVLIAATRVRSWTGAGS, from the coding sequence ATGGCACGGGAGTTCACGGCGCAGATGTCCGTGTTCAAGGGGCGGTGGCGCCTGTACGTGGTCCTGCTGAACACGACCGACGCGTGGCCGGAGTTCGGCTTTGACCGGGCCCTACCGGTGCCGACGTTCACGGAGCGTACGGAGGCGCTCAGCGTGCTCGGCTTCGAGCCGGTACCGGGCGCTGAATGGGCGTGGACCGAGGACAGCGAGACCTACGGTGACCCCGCCTCGCCGGTCGTTCTGATCGCCGCGACGCGGGTGCGTTCATGGACGGGGGCGGGCTCGTGA
- a CDS encoding DUF2637 domain-containing protein produces the protein MNAVQIRSAERALSVGTWLIVAGAMLYSILTVTPLAAAHTPDRWKWTAPILPLVVDAAVVIVVRLDAVLARLGGHGGWWPVVLRWMTGCMTLALNIADSALHNDLVGVAVHAVAPLLLIVTAETGLAYRRAIAAAVAELEMRQQAQREAHERAVVERRETAARLAREEREHAALLAREQREHEARLIREQAEREDRARREERERAESREQAEREARERAEREREQQARERERREREAAERAERERAARAERERREHAERQARAERERAALLAAGPAVEKLPEDRARATVQAAFEAGLAVRSAAELCGWSVGWVSTRYQEFRDAGHPAFEADGAMV, from the coding sequence GTGAACGCTGTTCAGATCCGTTCAGCGGAGCGGGCACTGTCGGTCGGTACGTGGCTGATCGTGGCGGGCGCGATGCTCTACTCGATCCTTACTGTCACTCCCCTCGCCGCCGCTCACACCCCGGACAGGTGGAAGTGGACCGCGCCGATCCTGCCGCTGGTCGTCGATGCCGCGGTGGTGATCGTGGTCCGCCTGGATGCGGTGCTGGCCCGGCTCGGAGGGCACGGCGGGTGGTGGCCGGTCGTGCTGCGCTGGATGACCGGCTGCATGACCCTGGCCCTGAACATCGCCGACTCCGCGCTGCACAACGACCTGGTGGGCGTGGCTGTGCACGCGGTCGCGCCGCTGCTGCTGATCGTCACCGCGGAAACCGGGCTCGCCTACCGGCGCGCGATCGCCGCGGCCGTAGCTGAGCTGGAGATGCGGCAGCAGGCACAGCGCGAAGCCCACGAGAGGGCTGTTGTCGAGCGGCGTGAGACGGCCGCGCGGCTGGCCCGTGAGGAGCGCGAGCACGCCGCGCTGCTGGCGCGTGAACAGCGTGAACACGAAGCCCGCCTGATCCGCGAGCAAGCCGAGCGCGAGGACCGGGCCCGCCGTGAGGAACGCGAGCGTGCCGAGTCCCGCGAGCAGGCCGAGCGGGAGGCGCGTGAACGCGCTGAACGCGAGCGTGAACAGCAGGCGCGCGAGCGTGAACGCCGTGAGCGCGAGGCCGCTGAGCGTGCCGAGCGGGAGCGGGCCGCGCGGGCGGAGCGTGAACGCCGCGAACACGCTGAGCGTCAGGCCCGTGCCGAGCGTGAACGCGCCGCGCTGCTGGCCGCCGGGCCCGCTGTCGAGAAGCTCCCCGAGGACCGCGCCCGTGCCACCGTCCAGGCCGCGTTCGAAGCCGGGCTCGCGGTGCGGTCGGCTGCGGAGCTGTGCGGCTGGTCGGTGGGCTGGGTGTCCACCCGCTACCAAGAATTCCGCGACGCCGGCCACCCCGCGTTCGAGGCTGACGGGGCGATGGTCTGA
- a CDS encoding SAM-dependent methyltransferase: MTQRTDIRRVHGRRPRLLDLFCKQGGAAKSYADAGFDVTGVDKDPQPRYPFPFVQADAIAFVLEHGAEFDFIHGSPPCQHDSDCQRIQGNDHPDLIDPTRTALETTGRPWVMENVGGAVPKLRAPVMLCGQMFALENYRHRFFETGGGFRLDQPDHPAHTVPQAKMGRPVPPGWYGQFVGHFSGVPLARRVLEVAWMSRDGISECIPPAYAEHIGHAALTQLAIAELGAAA, encoded by the coding sequence ATGACCCAACGCACCGACATCCGGCGAGTGCACGGCCGACGGCCGCGCTTACTGGATCTGTTCTGCAAGCAGGGCGGCGCCGCCAAGAGCTATGCCGACGCCGGGTTCGACGTGACCGGCGTTGACAAGGATCCTCAGCCGCGCTATCCCTTCCCGTTCGTGCAGGCGGACGCGATCGCTTTCGTCCTCGAACACGGAGCTGAGTTCGACTTCATCCACGGCTCCCCGCCGTGCCAGCACGACAGCGACTGTCAGCGCATCCAGGGCAACGACCACCCCGACCTGATCGACCCCACCCGGACCGCGCTGGAGACGACCGGGCGGCCGTGGGTGATGGAGAACGTGGGCGGCGCCGTGCCGAAGCTGCGTGCCCCAGTGATGCTGTGCGGGCAGATGTTCGCCCTGGAGAACTACCGTCACCGGTTCTTCGAGACCGGCGGCGGCTTCCGCCTCGACCAGCCGGACCACCCCGCCCACACCGTGCCTCAGGCCAAGATGGGCCGCCCCGTCCCGCCCGGCTGGTATGGCCAGTTCGTCGGCCACTTCTCCGGCGTCCCCCTCGCCCGCCGCGTGCTCGAGGTGGCCTGGATGAGCCGGGACGGCATCAGCGAGTGCATCCCGCCCGCCT
- a CDS encoding HD domain-containing protein, translating to MPKLTEWAYPLAESLLAEPLPRRWKHCLGVAERARTIALVLDQDADLLEAAAVLHDIGYAPDLAKTGFHPLDGARYLRDVAGADTRVINLVAHHSCAWMEAEARGMRQELEGEFPREAAHLNDALCYCDMNTTPDGTSTNPIDRINEIAGRYGPDSLIGTFIRRAEPEIHASTARVLERVAAAKR from the coding sequence TTGCCGAAGTTGACGGAGTGGGCTTACCCCCTGGCTGAGTCCCTGCTCGCCGAACCGCTTCCGCGGCGGTGGAAGCACTGCCTTGGGGTCGCTGAGAGAGCACGCACGATCGCCCTCGTGCTCGACCAGGACGCGGACCTGTTGGAGGCCGCGGCGGTGCTGCACGACATTGGGTACGCGCCGGACCTGGCCAAGACGGGCTTTCACCCGCTGGACGGTGCGCGCTACCTCCGGGACGTGGCCGGCGCCGACACACGGGTCATCAACCTGGTTGCCCACCACTCCTGTGCCTGGATGGAGGCAGAAGCGCGCGGCATGCGCCAAGAGTTGGAGGGCGAATTCCCCCGCGAGGCTGCGCACCTGAACGACGCGCTCTGCTACTGCGATATGAACACCACGCCGGACGGCACGTCCACGAACCCGATCGACCGGATCAACGAGATCGCCGGACGGTACGGGCCCGACAGCCTGATCGGAACGTTCATCCGCCGCGCCGAACCCGAGATCCACGCGTCCACGGCCCGTGTCCTCGAACGCGTCGCCGCCGCAAAGCGTTAG
- a CDS encoding DUF6284 family protein, which translates to MKILSLRLLTAIDAAENDREPTAAELDAIDTEMPLIRAEVEELDVRISLLDRPVTELDARRLRRARRKVLAARRDLANRDGVVAPVVA; encoded by the coding sequence ATGAAGATTCTCTCTCTTCGTCTGCTGACCGCCATCGACGCGGCCGAGAACGACCGCGAGCCGACGGCTGCGGAGCTGGACGCCATCGACACCGAGATGCCGCTCATCCGGGCGGAGGTCGAGGAGCTGGACGTTCGGATCAGCCTGCTGGACCGGCCGGTGACCGAGCTGGACGCGCGCCGGCTGCGCCGGGCCCGCCGCAAGGTGCTGGCCGCCCGCCGCGACCTGGCCAACCGGGACGGTGTCGTTGCGCCGGTGGTGGCGTAA
- a CDS encoding XRE family transcriptional regulator, translated as MTIQGLAEELEVNPKTVERWITQGKVPYRRHQYATAAALKVDVTSLWDDPGTIDSATDLAKAEIGTVYPHRHTVPSGLWREIYGRAQNSLDVLVYSGLFLSEDPLFHDLLKAKVAAGVRVRILLGDPGSAAVQQRGIDEGHRIMDGKIRNAMLLYRPLMRSHPGIGFRLHDSTLYNSIYRADDEMLVNPHVYGIGAYLAPVLHLRRLADGGLFDTYANSIKHTWENARQITDADFASNTGA; from the coding sequence ATGACGATTCAGGGGTTGGCTGAAGAGCTTGAGGTCAACCCGAAGACCGTTGAACGCTGGATCACGCAGGGCAAGGTGCCTTACCGACGTCACCAGTACGCGACGGCCGCAGCGCTGAAGGTCGACGTCACGTCACTGTGGGACGACCCCGGCACCATTGACAGCGCAACGGACTTGGCCAAAGCGGAGATTGGCACCGTCTACCCCCACCGCCACACGGTGCCTTCAGGGCTGTGGCGTGAGATCTACGGCCGGGCACAGAACAGCCTTGACGTGCTCGTCTACTCCGGTCTGTTTCTGTCGGAAGACCCGCTCTTTCATGACCTTCTCAAGGCGAAGGTGGCGGCAGGCGTGCGCGTGCGCATCCTTCTCGGGGACCCTGGCAGCGCGGCCGTCCAACAGCGCGGCATAGATGAAGGCCACCGAATCATGGACGGCAAGATTCGCAACGCCATGCTGCTCTACCGTCCGCTCATGCGGAGCCACCCGGGCATCGGGTTCCGGCTGCATGACTCGACTCTCTACAACTCGATCTACCGGGCTGATGACGAGATGCTCGTCAACCCACACGTCTACGGCATCGGTGCCTACCTGGCCCCCGTTCTGCACCTGCGGCGACTGGCCGACGGTGGGCTGTTCGACACGTACGCGAATAGCATCAAACACACCTGGGAGAACGCGCGCCAGATCACCGACGCGGACTTTGCGAGCAACACGGGAGCCTGA
- a CDS encoding deazapurine DNA modification protein DpdA family protein — MRFYLTTHKRHWLRLTDVPLFLKSEHFERAVKWDEARGPYAVDSGGFMDLKDNGTWTRPPRKYVDDLRRIWEHVGPYDWAAPQDWMCEKAIIEGGWFGGQYFVGTHLSVEEHQRRTVNNFLELRSLAPDLRIAPVIQGRRIPEYERCVELYEKAGVDLRAEPVVGLGSVCRLQSTREGAAIVTAMAAHGFRLHGFGFKILGLERVGHLLASADSAAWSSHARHRSPLPGHTHKNCANCFDYAMRWRTRVLAAIPVWQQPLLNAA, encoded by the coding sequence TTGCGCTTCTACCTGACCACCCACAAACGGCACTGGCTGCGTCTCACCGACGTGCCCCTGTTCCTGAAGTCCGAGCACTTCGAACGCGCCGTCAAGTGGGACGAAGCCCGCGGACCCTACGCCGTCGACTCCGGCGGCTTCATGGACCTGAAGGACAACGGCACCTGGACCCGCCCGCCTCGCAAGTACGTCGATGACCTGCGCCGCATCTGGGAACACGTCGGCCCGTACGACTGGGCCGCCCCGCAGGACTGGATGTGCGAGAAGGCCATCATCGAGGGCGGTTGGTTCGGAGGACAGTACTTCGTCGGCACCCACCTCAGCGTGGAAGAACATCAGCGACGCACGGTGAACAACTTCCTCGAACTGCGCTCCCTCGCCCCCGACCTGCGCATCGCCCCTGTCATCCAGGGTCGCAGGATCCCTGAGTACGAACGGTGCGTGGAGTTGTACGAGAAGGCCGGGGTGGACCTGCGGGCCGAACCGGTCGTCGGGCTTGGCTCGGTGTGCCGGTTGCAGTCCACCCGTGAGGGTGCCGCGATCGTCACCGCGATGGCCGCGCACGGCTTCAGGCTGCATGGCTTCGGCTTCAAGATCCTCGGTCTGGAACGCGTCGGTCACCTCCTGGCCTCCGCGGACTCCGCCGCTTGGAGCTCCCACGCCCGACACCGGTCCCCGCTGCCAGGCCACACGCACAAGAACTGCGCCAACTGCTTCGACTACGCCATGCGCTGGCGCACCCGCGTTCTGGCCGCCATACCCGTCTGGCAACAGCCCCTGCTCAACGCCGCCTGA
- the ssb gene encoding single-stranded DNA-binding protein: protein MSFGETPITIIGNLTADPELKFTEGGAALARFTVAATPRTFDRESNQWKDGTSTFFRCAAWRALAEHVAESLTKGSRVVLSGRIRQHDWKTPEGENRSMLAVEVDEIGASLRFTTVTINGKRPTRTAPAGDDAWATTGSTAANAADAEPPF, encoded by the coding sequence ATGTCGTTCGGAGAGACTCCGATCACCATCATCGGCAACCTGACCGCCGACCCTGAGCTGAAGTTCACCGAGGGCGGCGCAGCGCTCGCCCGCTTCACCGTCGCCGCCACCCCGCGCACCTTCGACCGCGAGAGCAACCAGTGGAAGGACGGCACGTCCACGTTCTTCCGCTGCGCCGCCTGGCGCGCGCTTGCCGAACACGTCGCCGAGTCGCTGACGAAGGGTTCGCGGGTGGTGCTGTCCGGGCGGATCCGACAGCACGACTGGAAGACCCCGGAGGGCGAGAACCGTTCGATGCTCGCCGTGGAGGTCGACGAGATCGGCGCGTCCCTGCGCTTCACCACCGTGACTATTAACGGCAAGCGCCCGACCCGCACCGCCCCGGCCGGGGACGACGCATGGGCCACGACCGGCAGCACGGCGGCCAACGCAGCCGACGCCGAACCCCCGTTCTAG
- a CDS encoding RRQRL motif-containing zinc-binding protein has product MPTAYAKCFDPNGARFGIPTYPWRMAPDGYATRRQLRTRGLRPGGQPVAAQVMVINRHACGPRVAFLYRLDLARPVRPMTSRKWGALALAMLARRTCPRCELDVGYCIPRRYGICGLCLAAEEQRAA; this is encoded by the coding sequence ATGCCGACCGCCTACGCGAAGTGCTTCGACCCGAACGGGGCCCGCTTCGGCATACCGACGTACCCGTGGCGCATGGCCCCTGACGGCTACGCCACCCGCCGACAGCTCCGCACCCGCGGCTTACGCCCCGGTGGTCAGCCGGTCGCCGCCCAGGTGATGGTGATCAACCGCCACGCCTGCGGCCCCCGCGTCGCCTTCCTCTACCGCCTTGACCTGGCGAGGCCGGTCCGGCCGATGACGTCCCGCAAGTGGGGCGCTCTGGCGTTGGCCATGCTCGCCCGCCGCACCTGCCCTCGCTGCGAGTTGGACGTCGGCTACTGCATCCCCCGCCGCTACGGCATCTGCGGCCTGTGCCTCGCCGCCGAAGAACAGCGCGCCGCCTGA